From one Leguminivora glycinivorella isolate SPB_JAAS2020 chromosome 5, LegGlyc_1.1, whole genome shotgun sequence genomic stretch:
- the LOC125226634 gene encoding cytochrome P450 4C1-like: MFWQLLVIAAVFWAVYFRWQRRRIRKVYDEISSGALQELPVIGHAHLLGGNHEDVMQLFQKAGRIATAQGGLSTFWLVHKLYLVVTDPVSAEVIMKSCVEKDNFTMKFIRTVIGNGSIFAPVKIWRPRRKILAPTFSMKNLNQFVEVFDKQSHIMGKQLQETVYENVSVWKYITTYTFDSICETVMGVQLGSQFNTDQPFLKSFEKIADMVSQRIATPWLHPDFIYKSIPSYKEFVKHRKVLYGFINDLIQKKRNEMALHGVDENAPRSFLQMLIMESGGEKGYTDLELCEETMVLIMAGTDTSAVGTAFTTVLLSRFPEIQAKVYQELQDVFGNSDRPLTVQDLPNLKYLEAVIKESLRMYPPVPVIVREVNHDVVLPNGTTLVEGVSVFLNIWGIHRNNHFWGEDVDVFRPERFLEGPLKHPVQFTPFSHAPRNCLGYNYAMMSMKTALANLLRKYKILPYKGLAESEYDKSLRVKFDIMMKPVEDYVVRLEPRECSLYK; the protein is encoded by the exons atgttCTGGCAACTATTAGTAATAGCTGCTGTGTTCTGGGCGGTGTACTTCAGATGGCAAAGGAGGAGGATTCGAAAAGTGTACGATGAGATATCGTCGGGAGCGCTTCAGGAGTTGCCAGTTATTGGACATGCGCATTTGTTGGGCGGGAACCATgaag ATGTTATGCAGCTTTTCCAAAAGGCAGGACGTATCGCCACCGCACAAGGTGGTTTGTCCACGTTTTGGCTTGTCCACAAACTTTATTTAG TTGTAACGGATCCAGTATCAGCCGAAGTGATTATGAAGTCCTGTGTCGAGAAAGATAACTTCACGATGAAATTTATTAGGACCGTTATAGGAAACGGAAGCATTTTTGCACCAG TAAAAATCTGGCGGCCAAGAAGGAAAATTCTAGCCCCAACCTTCAGCATGAAGAATCTGAACCAATTCGTCGAAGTATTTGACAAACAGAGCCATATCATGGGGAAACAGTTGCAGGAAACTGTGTATGAAAACGTCTCTGTATGGAAATATATCACGACGTACACCTTTGATTCTATTTGTg AAACTGTTATGGGAGTACAACTAGGATCTCAGTTCAACACCGACCAGCCGTTCCTCAAGTCGTTCGAGAAGATCGCAGACATGGTGTCGCAGAGAATCGCCACGCCCTGGCTACACCCCGACTTTATATACAAGTCTATTCCGAGTTACAAAGAGTTTGTGAAGCACAGGAAAGTGCTGTACGGATTCATTAACGATCTCATTCAGAAGAAGAGAAACGAAATGGCTTTACATGGAGTTGATGAAA ATGCACCCCGCAGCTTCCTACAGATGTTGATCATGGAGTCAGGAGGCGAGAAGGGCTACACGGACCTGGAGCTATGCGAGGAGACCATGGTGCTGATCATGGCTGGCACTGACACCTCGGCTGTCGGCACCGCGTTCACCACAGTCCTGCTATCCAGATTCCCGGAGATACAAGCTAAAGTGTACCAAGA GCTTCAAGACGTGTTTGGCAATTCAGACCGACCTCTGACAGTACAAGATCTACCGAACCTAAAATATTTAGAAGCTGTAATCAAAGAATCTTTAAGAATGTACCCACCAGTTCCCGTTATCGTGAGAGAGGTCAACCATGATGTCGTCTTGC CGAACGGGACAACTCTTGTCGAAGGCGTGTCAGTGTTCCTCAACATCTGGGGCATCCACCGGAACAACCACTTCTGGGGAGAGGATGTGGACGTCTTCAGACCTGAGCGGTTCCTCGAGGGTCCTCTGAAGCACCCGGTTCAGTTCACGCCGTTCAGTCATGCACCTAGGAACTGTCTTG gtTATAACTACGCCATGATGTCAATGAAGACTGCATTAGCTAACTTACTTAGAAAATACAAAATTCTGCCTTACAAAGGTCTAGCAGAATCAGAGTACGATAAATCTTTAAGAGTTAAGTTCGACATAATGATGAAACCCGTAGAAGATTACGTTGTAAGATTAGAGCCTAGGGAAtgtagtttatataaataa